A region of Heliangelus exortis chromosome 4, bHelExo1.hap1, whole genome shotgun sequence DNA encodes the following proteins:
- the ATOH1 gene encoding transcription factor ATOH1, which produces MSLPRGAWTEGGRVERGASEPPGPEGSGCGFAPGWLGVCCPSRLPAASPRYLLPGEEEEEAVAAAAAAEGNAVRGGGSSPGGTRGTAAGGGRPRGGGGPGLRAQVSGVQKQRRLAANARERRRMHGLNHAFDQLRNVIPSFNNDKKLSKYETLQMAQIYISALAELLHSPAAPPDTPGKAEHRGAPFESPCAAGAGPPPGPPAPQPGPPRASPPGHGRTRFPPPPTAGGYSVQLDPLHFPSFTDGALMGQRAPSPALLMPQPGQPPQERSKTSPRSHRSDGEFSPRSHYSDSDEAS; this is translated from the coding sequence ATGAGCCTGCCGCGGGGCGCGTGGACCGAGGGCGGCCGCGTGGAACGGGGGGCATCGGAACCGCCGGGACCCGAAGGGAGCGGCTGCGGCTTCGCCCCGGGCTGGCTGGGCGTGTGCTGCCCCTCTCGCCTGCCCGCCGCCTCGCCTCGCTACCTGCTgcccggggaggaggaggaggaggcggtggcggcggcggcggcggcggaggggAACGCGGTACGGGGAGGTGGGAGCAGCCCCGGCGGGACGCGGGGTacggcggcgggcggcgggaggccgcggggaggcggcgggcCGGGCCTGCGGGCGCAGGTGAGCGGCGTGCAGAAGCAGAGGCGGCTGGCGGCCAACGCGCGGGAGCGGCGGCGGATGCACGGGCTGAACCACGCTTTCGACCAGCTGCGCAATGTCATCCCCTCCTTCAACAACGACAAGAAGCTCTCCAAGTACGAGACGCTGCAGATGGCGCAGATCTACATCAGCGCgctggctgagctgctgcacagccccgccgcccccccAGACACCCCTGGCAAAGCCGAGCACCGCGGGGCTCCCTTCGAGTCTCCCTGCGCCGCGGGAGCCGGCCCGCCCCCGGGGCCGCCGGCGCCGCAGCCCGGGCCGCCGAGAGCTTCGCCCCCCGGGCACGGCAGGACTCGCTTCCCCCCGCCGCCGACTGCGGGGGGTTACTCGGTGCAGCTCGACCCGCTGCACTTTCCCTCCTTTACGGACGGAGCCCTGATGGGACAGAGAGCCCCTTCCCCCGCACTCCTCATGCCGCAGCCCGGGCAGCCGCCGCAGGAGAGGAGCAAGACGTCTCCCCGGTCCCACAGGAGCGACGGGGAGTTCTCGCCCCGCTCCCACTACAGCGACTCGGACGAGGCCAGCTAG